One genomic window of Prochlorococcus sp. MIT 0801 includes the following:
- the trmD gene encoding tRNA (guanosine(37)-N1)-methyltransferase TrmD yields the protein MSKLRFDVVSLFPEAFKIFFNHGLIKKAFEEKIASIYIHNPRDHAMDNYRKVDDEPYGGGAGMVLKPEPYFSVFDQIPKLNKKRILLMTPQGRKISQSDFSRWSKEDQLILICGSYEGFDERIRSLADEEISIGDFVLTGGEIPAITLINGVVRLLPGTLGSPESLEEESHNEFLLEHPQYTRPAEFRGVKVPDVLLSGNHKLIREWRQKQREIRTQSRRPDLFELWKLDQLSFIKRSSLLKTEVNLRIGNGYDMHRLVSGRPLILGGVELNHPEGLGLDGHSDADVLTHAIMDAILGALSLGDIGKYFPPDDPKWKNADSLILLGHVIELIEKKGWQIQNIDSVIVAERPKLKPYIDLMKEKISKKVRVNIDDVGVKATTNEKLGAEGREEGICCHAVVLMKRNENS from the coding sequence ATGAGTAAATTAAGATTCGATGTCGTAAGCCTTTTCCCAGAAGCTTTTAAAATTTTTTTTAATCATGGACTAATAAAAAAAGCATTTGAAGAGAAGATTGCATCAATTTATATACATAATCCTCGTGATCACGCTATGGATAATTATCGAAAAGTTGATGATGAACCATATGGCGGAGGCGCAGGAATGGTCTTAAAGCCAGAACCCTATTTTTCGGTTTTTGATCAAATTCCAAAGCTCAATAAAAAAAGAATACTTTTGATGACTCCACAAGGTAGAAAAATATCTCAATCTGATTTTTCTAGATGGTCAAAAGAAGATCAACTCATATTGATATGTGGTAGCTATGAGGGATTTGATGAAAGGATTAGGTCTTTAGCTGATGAAGAAATTTCAATTGGAGACTTTGTTCTTACGGGTGGAGAAATTCCTGCAATAACTCTTATTAATGGAGTTGTACGTCTATTACCGGGAACTTTAGGCAGTCCCGAATCATTAGAAGAAGAAAGTCATAATGAGTTTCTTTTAGAACATCCCCAATACACCCGACCCGCAGAATTTAGAGGTGTGAAAGTTCCTGATGTCCTTTTGAGTGGTAACCATAAATTAATTAGAGAATGGAGGCAGAAGCAAAGAGAAATCAGGACGCAGTCACGTAGACCCGATTTGTTCGAACTTTGGAAGCTCGACCAATTATCATTTATTAAAAGAAGTTCATTATTGAAAACTGAAGTGAACTTACGAATAGGCAACGGTTATGACATGCACCGATTGGTTTCTGGAAGACCTTTAATTCTTGGAGGGGTAGAGTTAAACCATCCAGAGGGTTTAGGCCTTGATGGGCATAGTGATGCAGATGTTCTTACTCATGCAATTATGGACGCAATATTAGGTGCGTTATCATTGGGCGATATTGGAAAGTATTTCCCTCCAGATGACCCGAAATGGAAAAATGCAGACAGTTTAATTCTGCTTGGACATGTCATCGAATTAATTGAGAAGAAAGGTTGGCAAATTCAAAATATTGATTCAGTTATTGTCGCTGAAAGGCCAAAATTAAAACCTTATATTGACTTAATGAAGGAGAAGATATCTAAGAAAGTAAGAGTGAACATTGATGATGTAGGAGTTAAAGCTACTACAAATGAGAAATTAGGTGCGGAGGGAAGAGAAGAGGGTATATGTTGTCATGCAGTTGTTTTAATGAAAAGGAATGAAAACTCTTAG
- the era gene encoding GTPase Era — MSLGDLSKEDFKSGFIALIGRPNVGKSTFINKFIGEKIAITSPIAQTTRNRLKVILTNEKSQIIFVDTPGIHKPHHLLGERLVQSAKRSIGDVDAVLVIFEASYSPGRGDAFILNLIRNLKIPVIVALNKWDLIALSQSKERKKEYLEFLDGTNWPVFCCSALTGQGCNELISEIEETLPFGPQLYPSDMTCDHPEKFLIAEFIREQVLINTREEVPHSVAVSIDKIEDIPSKKKSEQRPRTGILATICVEKKSQKGILIGKGGSMLKKIGQESRMQIQPLINGNVYLELFVKVVPDWRSKSSRLNEFGYEGS; from the coding sequence ATGTCTTTGGGAGATTTGAGTAAAGAGGATTTTAAATCAGGGTTTATTGCATTAATCGGTAGACCCAATGTAGGCAAATCAACTTTCATAAACAAATTTATCGGTGAGAAAATAGCAATTACATCTCCAATTGCTCAAACCACTAGAAATCGCTTGAAAGTAATACTCACGAATGAAAAGTCTCAGATTATTTTTGTAGATACTCCTGGTATTCATAAGCCACATCATTTATTAGGTGAAAGACTTGTTCAGAGTGCCAAGAGGTCTATTGGAGATGTTGATGCAGTCTTAGTTATTTTTGAAGCCAGCTATTCTCCAGGGAGGGGGGACGCATTTATTTTGAATTTGATCAGGAATTTAAAAATCCCTGTCATTGTTGCCTTGAATAAATGGGATCTTATAGCGTTGAGTCAATCTAAAGAAAGAAAGAAAGAATATTTAGAATTTTTAGATGGTACTAATTGGCCAGTCTTTTGTTGTAGCGCTCTTACAGGTCAGGGATGTAATGAGTTAATTAGTGAAATAGAAGAAACACTACCTTTTGGACCTCAGCTATATCCAAGTGATATGACTTGTGACCATCCTGAGAAGTTTTTGATAGCTGAATTTATAAGAGAACAAGTTTTAATAAATACACGCGAAGAAGTACCTCATAGTGTTGCAGTCTCTATTGATAAAATTGAAGACATACCCTCGAAAAAAAAATCTGAACAGAGACCAAGAACTGGAATTCTTGCAACTATTTGTGTTGAGAAAAAAAGTCAGAAAGGAATTTTAATAGGTAAAGGGGGAAGCATGTTGAAGAAAATTGGCCAGGAATCAAGAATGCAAATTCAACCTTTAATTAATGGAAATGTCTATCTAGAACTGTTTGTTAAAGTTGTGCCTGACTGGAGAAGTAAATCTTCTCGGCTTAATGAGTTTGGTTATGAAGGTAGCTAA